One Epinephelus lanceolatus isolate andai-2023 chromosome 17, ASM4190304v1, whole genome shotgun sequence genomic window carries:
- the LOC117248697 gene encoding autophagy-related protein 16-1, translating to MRSWKNHVRAQLQHRDQTEKLPYAGVFTSLSQLEERFEIRKRILDDQSKSSEQGGVQVGKDTRLLQLQLRESEHLAEKLSQTVSDLTAVLYLKEAELQYWQSRVSHYRQEARTLAKGSNTLKATLSEFEFTIECQSKELAVLRAEQKGLNEALAKARREKDELMQRWMVEKREEADRLNKHNDVVERWQRLAKQLKKHLHREKRKEYVPIVTSSWSSETETPTSVTPRINNTTDPQQGHSDHYCVSAVAGV from the exons ATGCGAAGCTGGAAGAATCACGTGCGCGCTCAGCTGCAACACAGAGACCAAACAGAGAAACTGCCATATGCTGGCGTCTTTACAAGCT tgtCTCAGCTGGAGGAACGGTTTGAAATTCGCAAGCGAATTTTGGATGATCAGTCTAAGAG tTCAGAGCAAGGTGGAGTTCAAGTTGGGAAAGACACGAGACTCCTTCAACTCCAACTGAGAGAGAGTGAACACCTGGCAGAAAAG CTGTCTCAGACTGTCTCCGACCTGACCGCTGTCCTGTATCTGAAAGAGGCTGAACTGCAGTACTGGCAGTCACG TGTGTCCCACTACCGTCAAGAGGCTCGCACTCTGGCTAAAGGGAGTAACACCCTTAAGGCGACCCTTTCAGAATTTGAGTTCACCATCGAGTGTCAATCCAAAGAGTTGGCAGTCCTGCGTGCTGAGCAGAAAGGACTAAATGAGGCATTGGCAAAGGCTCGTAGAGAGAAAGATGAACTCATGCAACGATGGATGgtggagaagagggaggaggcAGACAGGTTGAATAAGCACAACGACGTAGTGGAACG GTGGCAACGTTTGGCCAAACAGCTGAAGAAGCACCTCCATAGGGAGAAGAGAAAAGAGTATGTTCCCATAGTGACGAGCTCTTGGAGCAGCGAAACAGAGACGCCTACATCAGTCACTCCGA ggatcaataataCAACAGATCCACAACAGGGACACTCAGATCACTACTGTGTCTCAGCTGTGGCTGGAGTCTAA
- the tex36 gene encoding testis-expressed protein 36 — protein sequence MVKGGKRYSSMSNDGKWFAHPVSPENEMRSREACTSTGTMLTQVNSSLPQALNLQRYPKLKTQQISREYPLSYHDNKLALKDNITVFSHGVGRRKCLDHRQQNISHFCLCHNGAHSSPEETGGDVTVHQADFTVKQAANVPASTRQFLRFPRNHKLKSEEAALAQAGEQVMWFGRHDSDLSEPLSVLAATNCSAPAKP from the exons ATGGTAAAAGGTGGAAAGCGATATTCTTCAATGAGCAATGATGGCAAATGG TTTGCTCATCCAGTTTCACCTGAAAACGAGATGAGGAGTCGTGAGGCCTGTACAAGCACTGGGACCATGCTGACTCAGGTTAACTCATCGTTGCCTCAGGCTTTGAACTTGCAGCGCTATCCTAAATTGAAAACTCAGCAg ATATCCAGAGAGTATCCACTCTCCTACCATGACAACAAGCTTGCCTTAAAAGACAACATCACTGTCTTCAGTCAT GGTGTGGGCCGCAGGAAGTGTCTCGATCACAGACAGCAGAACATCTCCCACTTCTGCCTGTGCCACAACGGAGCTCACAGCAGCCCTGAAGAGACCGGGGGGGACGTCACGGTTCACCAGGCTGACTTTACGGTGAAACAGGCTGCTAATGTTCCAGCCAGCACCAGGCAGTTCCTCCGGTTCCCCCGCAACCACAAGCTGAAGTCTGAAGAGGCAGCTTTGGCGCAGGCAGGGGAGCAAGTCATGTGGTTTGGACGACACGACTCCGACCTCTCAGAGCCCCTGTCAGTGCTGGCAGCTACCAACTGCTCAGCACCAGCCAAGCCCTGA